One part of the Clostridium thermosuccinogenes genome encodes these proteins:
- the tnpA gene encoding IS66 family insertion sequence element accessory protein TnpA: MDKITNAKTEFRLKQWSKIIQACQTSGMTVVSWCSQNNVKIKSYYYWLRRIRTLACETGSLVPQKPEQEIVPVPFHQTKVSAAVTIHLPSFCVDIHDGTSRETIEAVLSALKSIC, encoded by the coding sequence ATGGATAAAATCACAAATGCCAAAACTGAATTCCGACTCAAGCAGTGGAGCAAGATTATCCAAGCCTGCCAAACCAGTGGAATGACAGTTGTCAGTTGGTGCAGCCAGAACAATGTAAAAATTAAATCGTACTACTACTGGCTGCGAAGAATCCGCACCTTGGCGTGTGAGACCGGATCACTTGTACCTCAGAAACCGGAACAAGAAATTGTCCCAGTACCATTTCACCAGACAAAGGTATCTGCAGCAGTCACAATCCACTTGCCTTCTTTTTGTGTTGATATACATGACGGAACTTCCAGAGAAACCATCGAGGCAGTTCTGTCGGCATTGAAAAGCATATGTTAG
- the tnpC gene encoding IS66 family transposase, protein MQKINFTGLTPEQIEYVSTLEKIVENQQIRINQLTELLIKSQKALYGQSSEKRRYVLGEDNDQISLFNEAEVEANNKAEEPTVQTIVAAHTRKPKRTKEELAQTVPVVEVVCDLDEDKRSCGICQADLRYLGKEHVRDELEIIPAQVRVLRYIRFNYVCTVCEKETGDANIVKAPVPAPVMKRSLASASTVAYVMYQKYANGMPLYRQEKDWANQGVTLSRATLANWIIRPSHEWLEPMYNAIHKHLISEPLIHADETVLQVLKEPGRKATTESRMWVYTSGRSPTPAVLFEYQPTRSGQHARRFLEGFSGYLQTDGYSGYNAVPDVIHCGCWAHLQRKFEEAIPQGADTKTSKAAIGYDYCNRLFAMDKKWEELSAERRYEERLKNMKPLLDEFWEWVQQLNPLPNSNLGKAITYALNQKESLNRFLLDGRIELSNNRAENAIRPYVTGRKNWLFADTTRGAKASAIVYSMIETAKANQLNPYMYLVHLLTNLPSLKELTHESLTPYLPWSPELPSWCRNDSYKAP, encoded by the coding sequence ATGCAAAAGATAAATTTTACAGGGCTTACGCCAGAACAAATTGAATATGTTTCCACTCTGGAAAAAATAGTGGAAAACCAGCAAATCCGTATCAACCAGCTTACAGAGCTTCTTATCAAATCCCAAAAAGCTCTATACGGCCAATCCAGCGAAAAGCGTCGTTATGTTTTAGGAGAAGACAACGATCAAATCTCACTTTTCAACGAAGCAGAGGTCGAAGCGAACAACAAAGCAGAAGAACCTACCGTACAGACAATTGTGGCTGCCCATACCAGAAAACCTAAAAGAACAAAGGAAGAACTGGCACAGACAGTTCCTGTAGTGGAGGTTGTTTGTGACCTTGACGAGGACAAGCGCTCTTGCGGTATTTGCCAGGCTGACCTTAGATATCTGGGCAAGGAGCATGTCAGGGATGAACTTGAGATTATCCCTGCCCAAGTAAGAGTATTGAGATACATTCGTTTTAATTATGTGTGTACCGTCTGCGAGAAGGAAACCGGAGATGCCAACATTGTCAAAGCGCCGGTTCCAGCCCCGGTCATGAAACGCAGCCTTGCTTCTGCCTCAACAGTTGCTTATGTTATGTATCAGAAATATGCCAACGGAATGCCTTTATACCGGCAGGAGAAAGACTGGGCAAATCAGGGGGTGACACTTTCCAGAGCCACCCTGGCAAACTGGATCATACGTCCAAGCCATGAATGGCTTGAACCAATGTACAATGCCATTCATAAGCACTTGATTTCCGAACCCCTGATTCATGCAGACGAAACTGTACTGCAGGTATTAAAAGAACCGGGACGGAAAGCAACGACAGAATCGCGGATGTGGGTCTACACTTCCGGGCGAAGTCCAACCCCGGCTGTTTTATTTGAATACCAACCGACACGATCCGGCCAGCATGCCCGAAGATTTCTTGAGGGTTTTTCGGGTTACCTTCAGACAGATGGCTATAGTGGCTACAATGCAGTGCCTGATGTTATACATTGTGGATGTTGGGCTCATTTACAACGCAAATTCGAAGAAGCAATTCCCCAGGGGGCTGACACTAAGACTTCCAAGGCGGCTATCGGATATGATTATTGTAACCGTCTGTTTGCCATGGACAAGAAATGGGAGGAACTATCCGCTGAAAGGCGGTATGAAGAACGACTTAAAAATATGAAACCCCTTCTTGATGAGTTCTGGGAATGGGTGCAACAACTAAATCCGCTGCCAAACTCCAATCTGGGGAAAGCGATCACATATGCATTGAATCAAAAGGAATCATTGAATCGTTTCCTGTTGGATGGACGAATCGAGCTTTCCAACAATCGAGCCGAAAATGCCATTCGTCCGTATGTCACAGGCAGGAAGAACTGGCTGTTTGCCGACACAACTCGCGGAGCCAAGGCCAGTGCTATTGTCTACAGCATGATAGAAACTGCCAAAGCAAATCAACTTAATCCATATATGTATTTGGTGCATCTACTGACAAATTTACCAAGCTTAAAGGAATTGACGCATGAATCTCTGACACCTTATCTACCGTGGTCACCTGAACTACCCTCCTGGTGCCGTAATGATTCATACAAGGCACCCTAA
- the tnpB gene encoding IS66 family insertion sequence element accessory protein TnpB (TnpB, as the term is used for proteins encoded by IS66 family insertion elements, is considered an accessory protein, since TnpC, encoded by a neighboring gene, is a DDE family transposase.) codes for MLGDITRAEDIYIVCGYSDMRKSIDGLAAIIKETFGMDPFSPSLFLFCGRRRDRLKALFWEGDGFVLLYKRLENGNFKWPRTPEQARRLTQQEFRWLMEGLTIDQPKAIRKARTGEIY; via the coding sequence ATGTTAGGCGATATTACAAGGGCAGAAGATATCTACATTGTCTGCGGGTACTCAGACATGAGAAAGTCAATTGATGGATTAGCGGCTATTATCAAAGAGACATTTGGCATGGATCCCTTTTCTCCGAGCCTGTTCCTCTTCTGTGGGAGACGTCGTGATCGTCTCAAAGCTCTCTTCTGGGAAGGAGACGGTTTTGTACTGCTATATAAGCGTCTTGAGAATGGGAACTTTAAATGGCCCCGTACACCGGAGCAAGCAAGACGGCTTACCCAGCAGGAATTCCGGTGGCTGATGGAGGGTCTGACGATAGATCAACCCAAAGCAATACGAAAAGCAAGAACAGGCGAAATCTACTGA